The following proteins are co-located in the Castanea sativa cultivar Marrone di Chiusa Pesio chromosome 8, ASM4071231v1 genome:
- the LOC142607078 gene encoding heavy metal-associated isoprenylated plant protein 20-like, translating into MGALDFLSNYITISTPRKKRKAMQTVKIKVKMDCDGCERRVRNAVSNMKGAKSVEVDRKQSRVTVTGYVEPNKVLNKVKSTGKRAEFWPYVPYNLVAYPYVAQAYDKKAPSGYVKNAVQAQPDPNAIDEKLTSLFSDENPNSCSIM; encoded by the exons ATGGGTGCTCTGGACTTTCTCTCAAACTATATCACTATTTCCACCCCAAGGAAGAAACGAAAAGCAATGCAG ACAGTTAAAATCAAAGTGAAAATGGACTGTGATGGTTGTGAAAGGAGAGTTAGAAATGCTGTTTCCAACATGAAAg GTGCAAAATCTGTGGAAGTTGACCGAAAGCAAAGCCGGGTAACCGTAACGGGATATGTGGAGCCAAACAAGGTCTTAAACAAGGTGAAGAGCACCGGAAAGAGAGCTGAGTTCTGGCCCTATGTGCCATACAACTTGGTGGCTTACCCTTATGTGGCTCAGGCCTATGACAAGAAGGCACCGTCTGGTTACGTTAAAAATGCTGTCCAAGCACAACCTGACCCAAATGCAATAGATGAGAAGTTAACTTCACTCTTTAGCGATGAAAATCCAAATTCATGTTCCATCATGTAA
- the LOC142605737 gene encoding heavy metal-associated isoprenylated plant protein 37, producing the protein MTKEEDFKLLKIQTCVLKVSIHCDGCKQKVKKLLQRIEGVYQVNIDAEQQKVTVSGSVDAATLIKKLVRAGKYAELWSQKPNQNQNQNQKQKNNNCIKDDKNNKGQKQGLMKGLEAFKNQQKFPIFCPEEDDDFYDEEEEDYEEEELRFLREKANQLNLLRQQVEANNAKKGVGVGAIATGSNNGKMNNNVGHVNAGNGKKGNTDHQNMGMRVSPGGIDPKTLAALKMNAAHLGGGNNIINAGEAKRANDIGAMMNLAGFHGNGINASASAPAPAAALAGNPNGLAGFPVQSNNGYHQGSSSAVPTGGYATGQQQYPASMLMNMNGYNNHPSPMMMNMDMQTRHAMQQQPQMMYQRAPLVPPSTGYYYNYSPSPSPSPSPYNVPYPHTQPNYSGYNSAAHMFSDENTSSCSIM; encoded by the exons ATGACTAAAGAAGAAGACTTTAAGCTCCTCAAGAtccag ACTTGTGTTCTCAAAGTGAGCATACACTGTGATGGGTGTAAGCAGAAAGTGAAGAAACTTCTTCAGAGGATAGAAG GTGTTTACCAAGTAAATATAGACGCTGAGCAGCAAAAGGTCACAGTTTCAGGAAGTGTAGATGCTGCTACTCTGATTAAGAAACTAGTCAGAGCTGGTAAATATGCTGAGCTTTGGTCACAGAAAcccaaccaaaaccaaaaccaaaaccaaaagcaGAAGAACAACAACTGCATCAAAGATGATAAGAACAACAAAGGTCAAAAGCAAGGGTTGATGAAGGGCCTTGAAGCCTTCAAAAATCAGCAGAAATTTCCTATTTTCTGCcctgaagaagatgatgatttCTATGATGAGGAGGAAGAGGACTATGAAGAGGAAGAACTTAGGTTTCTCAGGGAGAAAGCTAACCAACTGAATTTGCTTAGGCAGCAAGTTGAAGCAAATAATGCAAAGAAGGGTGTTGGGGTTGGAGCCATAGCTACAGGTTCtaacaatggaaaaatgaaCAATAATGTTGGACATGTGAATGCTGGAAATGGAAAGAAAGGAAACACAGATCATCAGAATATGGGAATGAGGGTTAGTCCAGGAGGGATTGATCCAAAAACTCTTGCAGCTTTGAAAATGAATGCTGCTCATTTGGGTGGTGGGAACAATATTATCAATGCCGGGGAAGCCAAAAGGGCTAATGACATTGGTGCCATGATGAATTTAGCTGGTTTTCATGGAAATGGGATTAATGCTTCTGCTTCTGCTCCTGCTCCTGCTGCTGCTTTAGCAGGCAATCCCAATGGTTTGGCAGGTTTTCCAGTCCAATCCAACAATGGGTATCATCAGGGATCTTCTTCTGCAGTCCCAACTGGTGGATATGCTACTGGTCAACAACAATACCCTGCATCAATGCTGATGAACATGAATGGTTACAACAACCATCCATCACCTATGATGATGAACATGGACATGCAGACTAGGCATGCCATGCAACAACAGCCCCAGATGATGTATCAAAGGGCCCCTTTGGTTCCACCAAGCACTGGCTATTACTACAATTATAGCCCTAGCCCTAGTCCTAGTCCTAGTCCTTACAATGTTCCATACCCTCACACTCAGCCTAATTACAGTGGTTATAACTCTGCAGCACATATGTTCAGTGATGAGAACACAAGCAGCTGTTCCATAatgtaa